The following are encoded in a window of Fretibacter rubidus genomic DNA:
- a CDS encoding FadR/GntR family transcriptional regulator, whose protein sequence is MKAQRLYKSVADSLLAVIDSGQFKVGDRLPAERDLAAQYKVSRPTMREAVIALEIAGRVEVRKGSGVYVIEQEHSGVKSLDLDVGPFELTEARMLIEGEAAGLAATLISEDEIAELETIIEKMKRENESDDGEELADKAFHMLIARATRNGAIETIIEDLWTLRDRSELTQTMYETVRMVGVKPSIDEHIAIFEALKAKDPIKARAAMRTHLSRVIDTMFEATEIEAFEAVKRRVSEDRKRFKLLLKTG, encoded by the coding sequence GTGAAAGCCCAACGTCTTTATAAAAGTGTCGCAGATAGCTTATTAGCTGTCATTGACTCTGGCCAATTTAAGGTCGGTGACCGCCTGCCCGCAGAGCGGGACCTTGCGGCGCAATATAAGGTCAGCCGCCCGACCATGCGCGAAGCTGTTATTGCCTTGGAAATTGCGGGTCGTGTCGAGGTCCGCAAGGGCTCTGGTGTTTATGTCATCGAGCAAGAGCATAGCGGCGTAAAATCACTTGATCTTGACGTCGGCCCCTTTGAGCTTACCGAAGCGCGTATGTTAATCGAAGGTGAAGCTGCAGGGCTTGCTGCGACATTAATTTCCGAGGACGAAATCGCGGAACTCGAAACAATTATTGAAAAAATGAAACGCGAGAATGAGAGCGATGACGGTGAAGAGCTTGCTGATAAGGCCTTTCACATGCTTATCGCGCGCGCAACACGCAACGGCGCGATTGAAACCATCATCGAAGATTTATGGACGCTCCGCGACCGATCCGAGCTGACGCAAACGATGTATGAAACTGTACGTATGGTTGGCGTAAAGCCCAGCATTGATGAGCATATCGCCATCTTTGAAGCCTTAAAAGCTAAAGATCCCATCAAAGCCCGCGCCGCAATGCGCACGCATTTATCACGCGTTATCGATACCATGTTTGAAGCCACAGAAATTGAAGCCTTTGAAGCGGTCAAGCGCCGCGTATCCGAGGACCGCAAACGGTTTAAGCTTTTACTGAAAACAGGTTAG
- the uxaC gene encoding glucuronate isomerase, giving the protein MAETSFLHPDRLFPISSTQRDICRDLYNGVKDFPIISPHGHTDPRWFAGNANFSNPTELFIIPDHYVLRMLYSQGVSMEDLGLKPKDGGDYETDPRKVWKTFARYYYLFAGTPSRIWWDHVLSEVFGIKTPLSETSADAIYDVIDAALASDAFKPRALLDKFNIALIATTEGALDDLSHHRAMVGSGYEDRVITTFRPDDVIDASKPEFAVNLKKLGELTDCNTQDWSGYLDALRIRRQYFREAGRATATDHGHPTAQTADLSAVECQTLLSLCLSGEATEADCELFRAQMLTEMAGMSVEDGMVMQIHPGSYRNHNTKLYERFGADKGADIPTAIHYTEALQPLLAKHGNDPRLKVILFTLDESNYARELATLAGHYPCLKLGPPWWFHDSPNGMMRFRDQVTETAGFYNTAGFNDDTRAFLSIPARHDVARRMDCVYLSQLVCEHKITLDEAKRILVDLTYNLARDAYNLNLPRKSVQGQSAQGQSAQEKSA; this is encoded by the coding sequence ATGGCTGAGACATCATTTTTACACCCTGACCGCCTTTTCCCCATTTCATCTACACAACGCGATATATGTCGTGACCTCTATAATGGTGTGAAAGACTTCCCAATCATTAGCCCGCACGGCCATACCGATCCGCGCTGGTTTGCGGGTAACGCAAATTTCAGCAACCCGACGGAACTATTTATTATTCCCGATCACTATGTCCTGCGTATGCTTTACAGCCAAGGCGTGTCGATGGAAGATTTGGGTCTAAAGCCCAAAGACGGCGGTGATTATGAAACAGATCCGCGCAAGGTCTGGAAAACCTTTGCACGCTATTATTACTTGTTTGCGGGCACACCGTCGCGCATCTGGTGGGATCATGTCCTGTCAGAGGTTTTCGGTATTAAGACCCCGCTGAGCGAGACAAGCGCAGACGCGATTTATGACGTCATTGATGCAGCCTTGGCCAGCGACGCCTTTAAACCGCGCGCTTTGCTCGATAAGTTTAATATTGCGCTGATCGCGACTACCGAAGGCGCATTGGATGATTTATCCCATCATAGGGCTATGGTGGGGTCAGGCTATGAAGACCGCGTCATAACAACATTTCGTCCCGACGACGTCATTGATGCGTCAAAGCCAGAGTTTGCGGTTAATCTAAAAAAGCTGGGGGAGTTGACCGATTGCAATACGCAAGACTGGTCAGGCTATCTGGACGCGTTGCGCATCCGCCGCCAATATTTCCGCGAGGCAGGTCGCGCAACGGCGACTGACCACGGACACCCCACCGCGCAAACGGCGGATTTATCTGCCGTAGAATGCCAAACCCTGCTGAGCCTGTGTTTATCAGGTGAGGCGACAGAGGCGGATTGCGAATTATTTCGGGCGCAAATGCTGACCGAAATGGCAGGTATGAGCGTGGAAGACGGCATGGTTATGCAAATCCATCCCGGCAGTTACCGCAATCATAATACCAAGCTTTATGAACGCTTCGGTGCGGATAAAGGCGCGGATATTCCGACCGCTATTCATTATACCGAGGCGCTCCAACCGCTGCTCGCGAAACACGGCAATGATCCGCGCCTAAAAGTGATTTTGTTCACATTAGACGAAAGTAATTACGCGCGCGAGTTGGCGACCCTAGCGGGGCATTACCCGTGTCTGAAACTCGGCCCGCCGTGGTGGTTCCACGATAGTCCCAATGGCATGATGCGTTTTCGCGACCAAGTCACAGAGACGGCAGGATTTTATAATACCGCCGGATTTAACGATGATACGCGCGCGTTCCTCTCTATTCCTGCGCGTCACGATGTGGCCCGTCGTATGGATTGTGTTTATCTTAGCCAATTGGTCTGCGAGCATAAAATCACGTTGGATGAAGCCAAGCGTATCCTCGTGGACCTGACCTATAATCTGGCGCGGGATGCTTATAATTTAAACTTGCCGCGTAAAAGCGTGCAAGGCCAAAGCGCTCAGGGCCAAAGCGCTCAGGAAAAGTCTGCTTAG
- the manD gene encoding D-mannonate dehydratase ManD, with protein sequence MKITNIKVIVTCPDRNFVTVKIETDAGIYGIGDATLNGRELSVASYLKDHVAPCLIGKEAGRIEDIWQYLYRGCYWRRGAVTMTAIAAIDTALWDIKAKAANMPLYELLGGKSRDGVMVYGHANGRDISETTDEVAKYLDLGYKAIRAQTGIPGLSSTYGVSKDKMYYEPADGDLPTENIWSTSKYINHIPKLFDHLRDKFGFDIHLLHDAHHRLTPQEAAKVGKSLEPYNLFWLEDTVPAENQEAFRMIRQHTTTPLAVGEVFNSIWDCKKLIEEGLIDYIRSTVVHAGGISHLKKIFEFASLHHVRSGSHGATDLSPVCMGAALHLDTAIYNFGVQEYMRHTEKTDAVFPHAYTFKDGYLYPGDTPGHGVDIDEKLAAKYPYERAYLPVNRLEDGSMFNW encoded by the coding sequence ATGAAAATTACAAATATAAAAGTCATTGTCACCTGTCCCGACAGAAACTTTGTGACGGTTAAAATCGAAACTGACGCGGGGATTTACGGCATTGGTGACGCGACTCTCAACGGTCGTGAATTGTCTGTTGCCAGCTATCTAAAAGATCACGTCGCGCCCTGCCTTATCGGCAAAGAGGCCGGCCGGATTGAAGATATTTGGCAGTATTTATACCGCGGCTGTTATTGGCGTCGTGGGGCGGTGACGATGACGGCGATTGCTGCGATTGACACAGCCCTTTGGGATATCAAAGCCAAGGCGGCCAATATGCCGCTGTATGAATTACTGGGCGGGAAATCGCGTGACGGTGTCATGGTCTATGGTCATGCCAATGGCCGCGACATTAGCGAGACCACTGACGAGGTCGCAAAATATCTGGATTTGGGCTATAAAGCCATTCGCGCGCAAACAGGTATTCCAGGGCTGTCATCGACTTATGGCGTGTCAAAAGACAAAATGTATTACGAGCCTGCGGACGGCGATTTGCCTACGGAAAATATCTGGAGCACGTCGAAATATATCAATCATATCCCAAAGCTATTTGATCATCTGCGCGATAAATTCGGCTTTGATATTCACCTTTTGCACGATGCCCATCACCGCTTAACCCCGCAAGAAGCCGCCAAAGTCGGCAAGTCGTTAGAGCCGTATAATCTGTTCTGGCTAGAGGATACGGTGCCCGCTGAAAACCAAGAAGCCTTTCGCATGATCCGCCAGCACACGACGACGCCGCTGGCTGTCGGTGAGGTGTTTAATTCGATATGGGATTGTAAGAAACTCATCGAAGAAGGCTTGATTGATTATATCCGCAGCACCGTTGTCCATGCGGGCGGTATCTCGCATTTAAAGAAAATATTTGAATTTGCGAGCCTCCATCATGTGCGCTCTGGCTCCCACGGGGCGACGGATCTATCGCCTGTCTGTATGGGTGCAGCCTTGCATTTGGACACGGCGATTTATAATTTCGGTGTGCAGGAATATATGCGTCACACGGAAAAAACGGACGCGGTGTTCCCTCATGCTTACACCTTTAAAGACGGATATCTTTACCCCGGCGACACACCGGGTCACGGCGTCGATATCGACGAAAAACTCGCCGCGAAATATCCCTATGAACGCGCTTACCTGCCTGTGAACCGTCTTGAAGACGGCTCTATGTTTAACTGGTAG
- the kduD gene encoding 2-dehydro-3-deoxy-D-gluconate 5-dehydrogenase KduD, whose product MSSSISFDLSGKTALVTGASRGIGQAIAIGLAGAGADVIAVASRAENAAETVAQVKALGRDAHALGCDQSSPDAIKAAVEAAYAAVPKVDILVNNAGTIRRAPATDYSDEDWNAVINTNLNGVFQFCRGIGKHMVAAGEGKIINIASLLSFQGGITVPAYAASKGGVSQLTKALANEWAASGVQVNAIAPGYIATDNTAALRANPERNTAILARIPTGRWGDAKDIAGAAVFLASPASNYVNGHILTVDGGWMAR is encoded by the coding sequence ATGTCATCTTCTATTTCTTTTGACCTGTCTGGAAAAACGGCGCTGGTCACAGGGGCGAGCCGCGGGATTGGCCAAGCGATTGCTATTGGCCTCGCGGGGGCAGGAGCGGATGTTATCGCTGTGGCGTCCCGTGCGGAAAACGCGGCTGAAACTGTGGCGCAGGTCAAAGCTTTGGGCCGTGACGCCCATGCGCTGGGCTGTGATCAATCTTCGCCAGATGCCATAAAAGCGGCGGTGGAGGCCGCTTATGCGGCGGTGCCAAAGGTTGATATTCTGGTCAATAATGCGGGCACCATACGCCGTGCGCCCGCGACAGATTACTCGGACGAGGATTGGAACGCGGTGATTAATACGAATCTGAACGGTGTGTTTCAATTTTGCCGTGGTATCGGCAAACATATGGTCGCGGCAGGTGAGGGCAAGATTATCAATATCGCCTCGCTGCTGTCATTCCAAGGCGGCATTACTGTGCCCGCTTACGCGGCCAGCAAAGGCGGCGTATCGCAATTGACCAAAGCATTGGCGAATGAATGGGCGGCATCAGGCGTACAAGTCAACGCCATTGCGCCGGGCTACATCGCGACGGATAACACAGCCGCCTTGCGCGCCAATCCAGAGCGTAACACAGCGATCCTTGCGCGGATTCCAACAGGCCGTTGGGGCGATGCGAAAGACATTGCAGGCGCGGCTGTATTTCTGGCATCTCCCGCATCTAATTATGTCAACGGTCATATTCTGACGGTCGACGGCGGCTGGATGGCGCGCTAA
- a CDS encoding glycoside hydrolase family 105 protein, whose product MLTAILGLTTVSMTACQPSQDTPNTPSETIASDIFAKDNIITVTNGVADWQLAHIDNFEDYVPSFQDRSREKRGWIQGTFLKGLADWGVRTDNDAYLAYLKNFAEEQGYRLEDRIYHADDHVVGQYYFILHDRYKDPAMIKPTQDVFDQILANPSDVSLDFGPDGTEEGYYKECLKRWCWADALFMGPPVWTKLTKITGDDKYLEFSDKEFWITTDYLFDEDAGLFLRDSRFFERREETGEKIYWSRGNGWVLSGLTDVIDDLPMDHPSRDRYIELYKTMSAKLIEVQAENGYWPVSLEAGHLYPVPESSGTAFFIAGLGWGVANGTLDADTYMPAIRKGWAALNDSVMDTGMMGWVQQVGYAPDKVSANETQFYGAGAFLLAGESMLDLHAAGHLK is encoded by the coding sequence ATGTTAACGGCTATCCTTGGCCTAACGACGGTCTCTATGACGGCGTGTCAACCGTCACAGGATACGCCCAATACGCCCAGCGAGACTATCGCCTCTGATATTTTTGCAAAAGATAATATCATCACTGTCACCAACGGTGTTGCCGATTGGCAGTTGGCCCATATAGACAATTTTGAAGATTATGTCCCCAGTTTCCAAGACCGCTCTCGTGAAAAACGCGGCTGGATACAGGGCACATTTTTAAAGGGCCTCGCCGACTGGGGTGTGCGCACGGATAACGATGCCTATTTAGCTTATTTGAAAAACTTTGCGGAAGAACAAGGCTACCGTTTGGAAGACCGCATTTATCACGCTGATGATCATGTGGTCGGACAATATTATTTCATTTTGCATGACCGTTATAAAGACCCGGCCATGATTAAGCCGACGCAGGATGTCTTTGATCAAATTCTGGCGAACCCGTCTGATGTGTCGCTGGACTTTGGTCCTGACGGCACGGAAGAGGGCTATTATAAAGAATGCTTGAAACGGTGGTGCTGGGCGGATGCGCTGTTCATGGGCCCGCCCGTCTGGACAAAGCTGACCAAGATTACGGGTGATGATAAATATCTAGAATTTTCCGACAAAGAGTTCTGGATTACAACGGACTATCTGTTTGACGAAGATGCGGGATTGTTCCTGCGCGACAGCCGTTTTTTTGAGCGCCGTGAAGAAACAGGCGAGAAAATATATTGGAGCCGCGGTAATGGCTGGGTGTTGTCTGGTCTGACCGATGTCATTGACGATCTTCCCATGGATCATCCGTCGCGCGACCGTTATATCGAGCTTTATAAAACGATGTCGGCAAAATTGATTGAGGTGCAAGCGGAGAATGGTTACTGGCCCGTCTCATTAGAGGCGGGACATTTATATCCTGTGCCTGAGAGCAGCGGCACAGCCTTTTTCATTGCGGGTCTTGGCTGGGGCGTTGCCAATGGGACGCTTGATGCGGACACATATATGCCCGCCATTCGAAAAGGGTGGGCGGCGCTTAACGACTCTGTCATGGATACGGGTATGATGGGATGGGTGCAGCAAGTCGGCTATGCGCCTGACAAGGTTTCGGCCAATGAGACGCAGTTTTACGGTGCGGGCGCATTTTTGCTGGCGGGCGAGTCCATGCTCGACCTTCACGCTGCGGGCCATTTGAAATAG
- a CDS encoding mannitol dehydrogenase family protein, with product MTRLSNQTLSTAKAAKPQYDRAAVKVGIVHLGPGAFHRAHQAVYTDDAMAVSGGDWGICGVSLNSRGMAEALSPQDGLYTLTLRDKSPSNRIIGSVKEVVCAKDDPDYVLAKLSHPDVSIVTMTITEKGYALLGNGHLDVDNAGIAKDVESPRNPSSAIGYLVEACRLRRAAAVPPLTLISCDNLPSNGDKLKTVVTEFAALIDGPLADYITGHVRFPNTMVDSITPATDDGVIEAVSVATGLHDAAPVQREAFSQWVIEDNLPEHRPDWEAAGATVTSDVHSFEMTKLRILNGAHSTLTYLGLLAGEVSVEDAISNPTLRDFVDALIPSETIPTIEAPKGLSLSGYWSQIIARFENPNIVHLLEQISHDGSQKIPARIFPVIEHHMNTGHVATRACFVVAAWIEFNRQRRAAGNPPTDGYLTHNITLLPSSELDAANYADAFLKIEAVIPKKLAEHADVRASIIHAAKAIADDGVINAAQSILNP from the coding sequence ATGACGCGGCTATCTAATCAAACGCTGAGCACAGCCAAGGCTGCAAAGCCTCAATATGACCGTGCGGCGGTTAAAGTCGGCATTGTGCATCTGGGTCCCGGTGCCTTTCACCGCGCACACCAAGCGGTCTATACAGACGACGCTATGGCGGTGTCCGGCGGGGATTGGGGCATATGCGGCGTGTCGCTGAACAGTCGCGGTATGGCCGAAGCGCTTAGCCCGCAGGACGGTCTTTACACATTAACGCTGCGCGATAAATCGCCCAGCAACCGAATCATTGGCAGCGTCAAAGAAGTGGTCTGCGCCAAAGATGACCCTGATTATGTCTTGGCTAAATTATCCCATCCCGATGTCAGCATTGTGACCATGACCATTACAGAAAAGGGCTATGCCTTGTTGGGTAATGGGCATTTAGATGTAGATAATGCGGGTATTGCAAAAGACGTAGAGTCACCGCGAAACCCAAGCTCTGCCATTGGTTATCTGGTCGAGGCTTGCCGGCTTCGCCGCGCGGCGGCCGTCCCTCCGCTGACGCTAATTTCTTGTGACAATCTGCCCAGTAATGGCGATAAATTAAAAACGGTTGTGACAGAATTTGCGGCCCTCATTGACGGACCGTTGGCTGATTATATTACCGGCCATGTGCGCTTTCCCAACACCATGGTTGATAGCATCACGCCTGCCACTGATGACGGCGTGATTGAGGCTGTCTCAGTAGCGACGGGTCTGCATGACGCGGCCCCCGTGCAGCGCGAGGCGTTCTCTCAATGGGTAATTGAAGACAATCTGCCAGAGCACCGTCCTGATTGGGAAGCGGCGGGTGCGACCGTGACCTCTGATGTTCACAGTTTTGAGATGACCAAGCTTCGAATTTTAAACGGCGCGCATAGCACGCTGACGTATTTAGGGCTGCTGGCGGGGGAGGTCAGTGTCGAGGACGCGATTAGTAACCCGACCTTGCGCGACTTTGTTGACGCGCTGATACCATCCGAAACGATACCTACAATTGAGGCGCCGAAGGGGCTGTCACTGAGCGGTTATTGGAGCCAGATTATAGCGCGATTTGAAAATCCCAATATTGTCCATTTGCTAGAACAAATCTCGCATGACGGCTCACAGAAAATTCCCGCGCGAATTTTCCCTGTCATAGAGCATCATATGAACACGGGCCATGTCGCGACACGGGCCTGTTTTGTCGTCGCCGCGTGGATAGAATTTAACCGCCAAAGGCGCGCGGCAGGCAATCCGCCGACCGATGGTTATCTGACGCACAATATAACACTGCTCCCGTCGTCTGAATTGGACGCCGCCAACTACGCCGATGCTTTTTTAAAGATAGAGGCCGTCATTCCCAAAAAGCTCGCTGAGCATGCCGATGTTCGCGCTAGCATTATTCATGCCGCAAAAGCGATTGCTGATGATGGTGTTATCAACGCCGCTCAATCAATCCTTAACCCGTAA